The DNA segment AGTTTTTCCGAAAGGTTACTTGGACCACTTACGAGGACTGTGCGTTGACCAAAGCTTTTACCGAGCGTGCTTAGATTCTTATTAATCCAATTGGAATGCACCTGCTTCTGGGACACATCAATCACATAAACGAAATATTCGTAATTGCCATCAAATTTATACAAATTGCTGACATAGAATGCCATGGTGACCTCCTTAATTATGATTGTTGTGGATTTTTGAATGGGACTGACAGAAGGTCATCAAGAGGTAAACTGACACCGAAGTAATCTGCCCATCCTGATTCAGACAGCTACACACGCTCGGCATTGCGCCACGCCAGTTTACCACCCCAAAACATACACACACATAAACCAACGGGCATACTCATAACTTTCACTCATACCAACTCAAAACAACAAAGTGTTAAAGCGTTAAAGAGAACAGAGCTACTGGGTCTGTCTCAGAAGGCGAAACCCAACGATGCCGATGCGGCCGCTGGGTGAGAATTGGCTGCGAGCCGCTGACCGCAAATTCCGGGCGCGGTCGTTGAAGTAGCCGCCCCGCATAACGCGATGCGAGCCTGACGACGGACCCTAAGGATAATTCGGGTCAGAAGGATACCCTCCTATACCTTGCCAGGGACGCGTACCCATCACACTTTCCCACTGCCCCTGCGTCACCTCATACTTTCCCAGGTAGAATCCCTGACTGATCGTCACGTCATGCACTGGTCCCTCGTCACTATATCGTCCGAGCTCCGAGTCAGGCGATCCCATCTGAAATGTCCCCGGTTCTATCCACACCATCTCCAACGATGCGCCCCCCGGCAGTGTGAAGGAGTTTGTCCTTTCCTTCCATACCTCTACCTTCACCTGCTTGTTCAACCCGTTTGCCCGGTCAAACACCGTTAGTGTCGCGGTCTGTCCGCTGTGCCCAACCGCTGTTGCCAACGCCATCGCTGGATCATCCACATCTGGTATGACCACGACGATACGGTTATCACTCGATGTCCAGCTATACTGCGGAGGGGCAGTTCTCAGGTATGTCGCAGCCTGGAGTTGCACTGCATCGCCCTCACGGATCTTTAGTTCATCAATCCCTCTATTATTGGAACACGACGGATTGACGACCACGATCGGATTACGGGTCGAAAAGAAACACTTGCTATTGAACTCCCCTCGAACTGTGGAATAATTCTGATTATTCTTCACACTCAACTCCAGTGTGCGAACCCTGTCTCCCCGCTTGGGACTCCTGTAATTGAGGCGATAAAAGCTGTCCGCAAACAACGCCATCTCGTTCTGAATCTCGATAAACTGGTCTGCAAGATTGTTCACATCGCTGAGCGTGAAAGACCCGGCGTTGCCAAGCCGGTCCAGGACTTCTGGTTCAATCTCGGCACCCAGGCCGATCGTGTAGATATTCTTGTTCCCTCGCGCAGAAATTGCCTGCCGCACGGTCTCAAAACCCCGCTCATCCTTCCCGTCGGTCAAGATGATCAAAAACCCCTGCTGCACTTTGTTTACAGTATAGATATCCTCCCACCGCGCACATCCATCGATAATGCTTCCGTACAGCCTGGTGGAGCCATAGCCCAAACGAATCCCCTCAATTGCTCTGGTCAAGACTCCTACATCGTCGGTAAAATCCTGCAAGAGAATTGTCTCTTCAGAAAATTCGTACAACGCGACCTCTTGCTGAGAGGTCAGGTTTTGCACCAGAGTGATGGCCGCGTTCTTAATATCATCTAAGTTATCCCTTACGCTCTCACTGGTGTCGAGCATCAGAACCGTCTTCAGCGTATAGGGGATGGTCTCGCGCTTGCGAATATTCATCGCCGACTCAGTAGGGGACACCGACTGACCATCCTCTTTGACTTCAAAGTGGTCGGTCGTCAGAAAGTTCACCCCCTGCCCCTCAGAATCTTGCACCTGAAACATAATATTGACGAAGCTGGGCAACTCGGTCTCGACCTGGTATTTGGTCACCTCAAAATTGAACGCCACGCCNNNNNNNNNNNNNNNNNNNNNNNNNNNNNNNNNTCAACTCAAAATTGAACGCCACGACCTTAATAGTGATCGTTTCGGAATCCATACCCCCCCGGCCATCTCTTACTGTGAACGTGACTTGATGAGTGCCAGACTGACCACTCGTTGGGGTCCAACGGAAGGTGGTCCCCGACAGCGATACGCTCAAAACAATAGTAGTGCTGACCTCCGCCGAATAGGTCAGCGGATCCCCATTCGGATCGGAAGCATCCAACTCCAGAATCAGTTCAACGCCCGCTGGTATACTCTGGTCACCAATCCGCTTCAATACCGGATCGTGATTGCGGGTAGTTTGACCCCAAAACTGAATAAACCACGCATAGTCTATCGAGTTCACTTGCCCATCATTATCTAAATCGTACTTTGCCTCGTACCTCCCATCGCCCTGACGGGTCCCAAATTTGGTGATAAAAACTGCATAGTCGCCACTGTTAACCACACCATCGCCATTAAAATCCGCATCCGATGCGGTTGGCGTCTTAGTGGTTTGGACGTAAAACGACAAGGGCATTACCGCGGTAATATTAAACGACAAGGGCATTGCCGTGGTAATATTAATGCTTTGACCTCTTGCGCTAAACAAATTTCCACTGATACTAACCGTAAATTGGGTACTTGCTGTCACGTTAGCATTGGGCGCCAGCGTAACAGTCATCAAATAGCCATTGGTCAAAGTGGATGGCAGCAGACTAAGAATAGTGACTGTATTAGTTGTTCTGTCGACCGGCCCTGAGATAAACCCTGCAGCAACATTAGCAACACCTTTGACCGTCAGCATATTCGTATTAAAAGTCACCTCGGCAGCATTAATTGGATCTGTAACCCCCTGGACAAATATTTCAACGACAACATCGGTACCCGCAACAGCAGAGTCCGATGTATTGCCATCATCTATATTATTATCACTGGTATTAATATTTAATGACAGAACAGCGTTGGCACTGGAATCAACAGAGACTTGCCCCACAAAGGGCAGCAACACAATCCCCATCGCCACTAATAGTCCAATAATAAATTTCCTCTTGAACTTCATTGGTACACCCTCCCTTTACGTCATTAAAAACTGACTTTGCAATGCTCAGGTCCAATGCCACATACCGCTCTGACTGGACTCGAACCTATTATCTATGACGTATAAATAGATGCAAAAAGCGTGCCAATGTAAGCATTGTTTCAAAT comes from the Gemmatimonadota bacterium genome and includes:
- a CDS encoding VWA domain-containing protein; its protein translation is GVAFNFEVTKYQVETELPSFVNIMFQVQDSEGQGVNFLTTDHFEVKEDGQSVSPTESAMNIRKRETIPYTLKTVLMLDTSESVRDNLDDIKNAAITLVQNLTSQQEVALYEFSEETILLQDFTDDVGVLTRAIEGIRLGYGSTRLYGSIIDGCARWEDIYTVNKVQQGFLIILTDGKDERGFETVRQAISARGNKNIYTIGLGAEIEPEVLDRLGNAGSFTLSDVNNLADQFIEIQNEMALFADSFYRLNYRSPKRGDRVRTLELSVKNNQNYSTVRGEFNSKCFFSTRNPIVVVNPSCSNNRGIDELKIREGDAVQLQAATYLRTAPPQYSWTSSDNRIVVVIPDVDDPAMALATAVGHSGQTATLTVFDRANGLNKQVKVEVWKERTNSFTLPGGASLEMVWIEPGTFQMGSPDSELGRYSDEGPVHDVTISQGFYLGKYEVTQGQWESVMGTRPWQGIGGYPSDPNYP
- a CDS encoding dockerin type I domain-containing protein, giving the protein MKFKRKFIIGLLVAMGIVLLPFVGQVSVDSSANAVLSLNINTSDNNIDDGNTSDSAVAGTDVVVEIFVQGVTDPINAAEVTFNTNMLTVKGVANVAAGFISGPVDRTTNTVTILSLLPSTLTNGYLMTVTLAPNANVTASTQFTVSISGNLFSARGQSINITTAMPLSFNITAVMPLSFYVQTTKTPTASDADFNGDGVVNSGDYAVFITKFGTRQGDGRYEAKYDLDNDGQVNSIDYAWFIQFWGQTTRNHDPVLKRIGDQSIPAGVELILELDASDPNGDPLTYSAEVSTTIVLSVSLSGTTFRWTPTSGQSGTHQVTFTVRDGRGGMDSETITIKVVAFNFEL